tatccatcggttttagcTGGGCAATATTcacccacgtgacgcgtttagaccaatcgcgcgcgagcgaaaatatttgacgGATTATAAAATGTAATATTCAGCACGAAAACAAAGCAGAACCTGCcgaaaataaagtttttgaTTCCAATAGTAGAAATGACTGCTCACCgcagccaataaaaaaatgagCTCTTTCTTTTGCTAGGAATGTCAAGAAGTTATCACTTTCAATAGCATTCTAAATGTTATCGTAAGAGAAATATCGAGGCTGATGTTTCCTGCGTTGACTATGCATGCATGCACTTAATAATTATCAAATTTTCGTCTCAATTGCACAGCGAACTGTTCATTCGTTCACTCGTTCATTCCAAAAGATATCTCGACTCTTCAATCATCTTTTCTTGACAAGATTGAATAATCTATGCCAAAAGAGCTGCAATTCTGccttaaaatatttaaacaaTATCCTAGATCATAACTCCAGAAAAAAAGTCAACCCGTCACTATAAGTATAAATAGCGAAAAAATAGGCCTTAGCTAATTTCCAGAGTAGATAATTGATAACTACTGTAACTTTACCACGACAATCATTCTTCTCCACTTCAGAATATTACCAGCACAGATTTTGAGGTTTGCCTGAAAGATATCCAACGATATGACGCACGTCACGACCCAGTCACTGTCAATTATATCACAGCAGGATGTAAGTATGACGTCATTCACATGCTGCTAAAATTGAtccaatttaaaaatattaatttcaaataattgttttaaagaaaagtgACCGCCtgctaattaaaaaaatttcttgcaGATTATCACCCATGTAACAATGTAAATTGTCCATATTACGGAGTGTGCCAAGCATCCGGTCCAACGACTCATTCGTGCATTTGCATTCCATGTTCTACTAACGAATCAGAACCGCTTTGCGACAACAAAGGAATCACGCATCAAAGTATCTGTCGATACAAATTCAAAGTCTGCCAAGACAAAGAAGAACCCGGAATCAAGCATTATGGAAGCTGCAAACGTGAGTTTTCGCCATCTAATAAACCTGGTTACTGTCCAACACCGAACAGCCAAAAATTTCGAGACATGATACCATGATTAGCAGGTTCAAACGCACCGTCTTAAGAATACTACTGACTTTGATCAACTGCGAAAACCAGACTGCAATCACCGTAGAGGTGGGATAAATGCAATACCAGCCTGATTACCAAAACATTTAGCACTGACAACGGAATGAAACGTAATTTGCAACTTCAATATGTCAAAAACCATTTATTCGTAATAAACATCAAATGTTCTCAGCAGCTCGAAATACTTCACCGCTTCTTAATTTTCAGCATTTGTCATTCAGCGAGGTCGTGTTACACTCCGTCTCGATACAGTTGACGTCAAATGCAGATTTGTTGCATTCAAATCAAGTTTTGAGGTCGGCCACGGAACAGTTAACTTACAGACATCAATCAACTACTTCAATTTCACTGGAAGCTTTGTACACGACGCTGCGGTAGCCTGGGTCGAAAATGTCAATCTTACATCGTTCGAAGTGTGTGTACTCAAGGCAGGAAGAGGTGACCGACTAACACCTGATGGCGGGCTCACATTCGTTGACTACGTTGCATTCCAAGAAGCTCCCGTAAACGCAGTAGCTGGACAACAATTGATGACAGACTGGTGGGATGGCACTAACTGCCAAAGCATAACCTTCTCGGTTAGTTTCAATTCATAAAAGTTTATTGGTGTGTTTCCTTCAAGTTATGGACACAGGCGAGGTCATGAAAGCTTAAGAGTTTGAAGAAATTTCTGCCAACAACTCTAGCTTTAAAAATCTTACTCTTAACTTTCCAAATGCATCCATAATTCAGATACAATCTAAAGTGTGACAGAACACATTTTCACATGCTTACGATGATAGTCAACATACACATTGAGAAACAATCGGTCTctcaaccaaaacaatgtatataacaagtttaaaataaaCGTTCGCCTGAGAACAAGATTTCCTTCCAAGCTACGTAGCCCATAAAAGAAATTTGGACAACTGCGCAGAACTTTCtcttaaaattcattttggCTATATGATCGACATTTCAGTAAAACCCTTACTTCTTTCGTTCATTTCAGAAAGCTTTCGATTCTTCGCCACATGTCCTAGTAACCGCCGAACACTCTCGCCCCTACTTGAAACACGACGCGGCCTCTACCTGGGTGgaagacattaaaacaaatgtGTTCAAAGTGTGTCTACGGGAGATGCAGAACTTTGATGGACAACACAAGAACATCTTAGTGGTAAGAAATACTTCGGCTGGAAAAATATCTTAACAACGAAACCGTAATAGCCGATTCTTAATAATGTACAAAATCTCAACTTTAGAGTAAGGACGAATGCAAAAGGTGATTTGGGTAGCTGGTCACGCTTGTCCTTTTAGGACAGCTCTCAGCAAGAGTAACCAAATCCCGTTAAAGCCAACAGAAGACTAGCAAAGTATCCAAAAGACGAAGTTCATTTTTGTGCCGCTGCAAGTTGTGCCTCTTAAGTTGCAGTGTTTAGGACAAACATgcatcattttcaaacaaatcaacgTATAGTTTAGAAAAAAGGTATTCCACAACcttaacaaaattaatccTGGATACACTCATAAGAGATCATAAGTTGTTATGAACAATGTATACATCTATCCCCTATTTTGCAGAACTGGTTTGCTTACAAAGATCTTCCAGAAACCCTCCTCTCCCAACAACACAAGCTTGCTTTCTCCAACGACTACAAGCCACGTCTTCAAGATCACAATGCTTTTTGCAAGGTtagcttttccttgacaaaaagCGCAAATTAAGCATCGAATACACACTCGAAAAAAAGCCGGCTAACAAACTTCGGGTCCTCTCTTTATTTCAGACTTTGCAATTCCCAGAGGCTTTCTTAACTGCGCCAACAATCATCGTGTCAGCAGCCCATACGAAGACTTCTCTTACCATGCCACCAGAGTACAACAGCATTGTCACGTGGGTTGAGGTAATAATTTCACGAATTACGGATTTTGACAATATATTACTGCAATCCTCCTTCGTCCATGCTATTTCGGTCTCAAAGTCACAGATCTTAAGTTGAGcattaaaattataaatgtTATGACAAAAACACACTGAATCTAGTTTTATGCCGAAAATGAACAAAGTCAGttctttattttacaaaaacgCTCAGTAATTTAAAATAAGGCGGAGAAGCCAATACCACTTTTCTATAAATAGCAGCCCAGAAATAGATTGTAGCTCCAAACACATCGCGCCGTATTCCCAGAATTCAAACTAAACTGCTATTTCGACCCTtgttctatttctttttttgctttgtctcATTTAATAAGGCTTTCTCTTCGTTTTTAAGCACATCAACCCGATCAACTGCTCTGTGTGTATGAAGGAACTAAATAACCTTGCAGCGAGCCATGATGCTGATGGCTATGATCCCGCGGACGTCTCAATGTTGGTCATCGGTGAgtgactttttgtttctcttacCCATTAACTTGTAAATGTGTTCTACCAAACGAGGCTCACCTTTATGGATTTAACTGCAAGTGTGCTCCAAGGGTACCCCGTCTTAATTGGCTGGCATTAAAATCTAATCATTTTTAGAAGTAAACTTGACGAACTCAGCTGACACTGAATGAAGTAATCTAAAAGTAACCAAACAAAATTATACTTAAAAAACTAACGTTTTCCTTATAATAACTTCTTTCTACAGGGGCTCCCAAACATATGTGCACAGGAGCTAAAGCGCTCGGAATTGCCAATCAAAGCATTATTCTTGACAACCAAATGACATCTTCATCTCAACTTACTGCTGCTACCCAGGCCAGCTACGGTCGACTTAATGGCAAACGAGGAAATGGATGGTGCGCAAAGACTGCTAACAACTCACACGACTGGCTTCAAGTTGACTTAGGTAAAATGGTTCACATTTGCTCGCTGTTTGTCCAGGGAGAGGTGAGTGGTTCAAGGTGGGTCACAACCTTCCAACTGCGTTACTCGACTGACGGAAACACGTGGAAGCCTTATATGGACACAAACGGAGCACAAGTGGTAAGAAATAACTTGCactgtcaaaataaataaataatagcaTGATGCAGCACTCATCTTAAAACCgagaagacaaaaacacaTGACCGTCATATGACGTGaaggcaattttatttgtaACCACTCCCTACGATACAGTAACTGTCTAGTACAGCCACGTCATTTTGTGCTTGTTATGAAGTTAAAAGTCAAAAAAGATGGATATGATATAGAAAGCTTTTTACATCAACCGAGATCTCAAAGGCCAACCAAAATTCTACTTCTCCTTCACACTCTTAACCGTAACTTTTATAATCTAAAACAACTTTATTAGCAACTTGAAGAAACAAACACTTGCAGTCTATCATCGTTATTAAACAACAGCTCTAAAAGTTTAGCCCTTTCTATAGGTGCTGTCTCAAAACCAACACAATATTCAAAAACTCTACACAAAAAGAATTCTTATAAAGTCTCTCTTGCTTTCAAAGGAATTCCATCGAATTAACGTCAAATCAAGTTCAACCATAACAACCCACAAATTACCAGTACTCATCTCTGCCAGATATCTTCGCTTTGTTCCAATCAAACAGAAAAACTGGAATTGTGCAAGAATGGAAATCTACGGTATGTATACATAATTAATATAACATTAACTCCTCCTCCGCCAACGTTCTCTGATAAACGTTTTGGGTTACAAACCATTTGGATCTTTCTCCTTGCTGTACAATTCAACGTAAAACTATTCTCTTGCAAAAGGCAAGTTAGCGAATttacaacaaaacaattaaGCCAGTCGAGGTTCTGTACCCTTATCAAAAGTTCACGTTTGAACACTTAATTACCCGTTTTTAATAAAGTACACAAAAATATGCCAAAGTACATACCGCAAGTAAAAATGGAAATCAATTATTTTCTCATTTAACCAGTCACTCTTTCACTCCTTGTCTCAAAGAGTAAGATTAAATCAGTTTCAGATAAACAACAACTTCCATAGTTGTCTCCAAATGAGCAAACAAGCCTAAAACCCAACTCTAAAAGTAAATAACTTCTCTTTCACttaaaacaacttactaaatagttatttctttctcttcttgcCGCAGGGTACTAAAGTTGCTGAGTTGTAACAGCTCAGCATGCAAAGCAACTATTAATGGCACCGACCTAGCGTTTGTAATAACTTTTAAGCTGTCAAACAGCATTTGCGATTCAATaaatatgaaattttatttaccaGTGTGTCTTAACTTCTACCAGTTACTAGCACACTCCTTCATTTTTGCCTTTATCGTATACTCCGGAACAGacgtagctcagtcggttaGTGCGCGGCCTTCTGAGCTGGAGGGTCGCCAGTTCGATCCCCGCCATTCGATAgacgtctgtttcgacttCCCTCAGTTCCGTGTAGctgtagctttgaataccAGTAAAACGGAGCATTGACGGAGGAAGGGGGTAAGAGGTGCGCACCGAGAGCCACAAGTTCATCAGTTCTAGTTAGTACTGTCACGTGTCACCCTCGTAAAATAAGGACTACCTTACCTTACTCCAAAACCATCGTCCTGCCACAATTCCATTTTAGTATAGCCAGGAAGGAtgaaaaacaagctaatttcgtaaaaagctaaaacaaactcattcattcattttgacATGACATCCACGGGAACAATGTATCTTTTCTCTCCCCCTTTTCATTTCCTAAAGTACATTTTTAAGATCCCGAATGACTACGTTTAATTTCACCGAAAAAGCACTCTCTCAACCAGCTGAAAAAGAAGTGATAAATGCACGGATAATCTTTACCCGACAAAGTTGCTTTTTTGAAGTAAAATTTGTATATAACTCAGTTAAAAAATGTTATAGGACTTACACATTAAAATTAGTCGCCTAGCTCTTCTACATACGACCCCAGTTCCATTCCGAACCATTTTATAACGAAATCATGGTTCTCTTGTCTCCCCAAACGAATCAAGACTGAAAACTAAAAGCAGTGGCACACAGAGGGAGGGggttaacttttgaaagcgagTAATGCTAGCATCCATCATGTGGCTTTTAGTTTTGATAAACCAATCTCAAATTCCCGGCAACTACTTCCTTGTCAACTGTTAGACTTCAGACGCCAGTTAGAGGGATTTGGCTGGAAGTGATTTGTCGTTCAGTTAATATACTAGGAACAATTCTCGAGCTTTAAATTACCTGATTTGGTTGCATGGTTCTGATAATGGCTCTGTTCCAAGGCTTTAATGAAAGAATAATCcagcctttaaaaaaaaaagggaggtAATTATTATGAATTGCATTGGTAACGGGAGACCTAGCTGAAAAACAACCGAAATATAAAGCGTTgattaacataattattaagatAAGCTCGTATGAGTCATATGAGTACAATTGAATAGCAAATCGAAATAGCGCAAGCGTGGCAAGCTGTGCCTTAAAATTTGACCACAATAACGCAGATGTTAAATAGCTGAACAAATGATGAATGAATTAACTAGCGCTATTTCTTACGAAAACGCTCTCTTATGCAAATATTTCGCTTGGTAGCAAAGCAAATAGTCTTGTTGTCTTTAATTCAATGGATTACTTTCAAGTTTCAAGGTCAATAATTGTAGTCAGTGTGCTGCGGTGAATGGAATGTGTACACAACTGGACGTTAGCAAAAAACCTCGCTAATTTTCTAAACCATGCTTTAACCTGAGTTTTCAAGGTTTCCTGCCCTAACCGAACAGCTAAGGTGCCATTAGATTAATCGGGAAATACAACGAGAACGGAAATTAATAtgttttattgaaaatttaaaagtaaGAAAGCTTCCATACTGAGCAATCATGaattcttgttttttacaatgacgtttttttaacaaaaacaaaggaaaacttttAAGAAAGAATGGAACATATTCATTCCCGGAGAGTTAGTTTGGGCCATGAACAAAACAGCTCCTGTTTCCTTGATTGAGATATAAAGATGGCCACCGTGACGCATTAGGGTACCAAGATAGGCCTGCAGGGTGCACGTAGTTTTTGCTGCAAAGCTGCAAATTAGATTTGTTAgcaaaaggaataaaaaaacttATGCGACTTGGTCCTTGATTAGTTTCCCGGATGTAGTCACATCCAGGGCTTGAATAGGTTTAGATTTAAGCATTTGAGCATCTGATTGCAGGCCTCTTTCCTAGAAGCTTCGGTGCAGGGCAAGATTATTTTTCACCCACCTTACCTCTCCTATTTTTGAGGCATTACAGGCGGTTAACTACGGTTTAATTAGCTTTAAGAAACACCAAAAACGACTCCACAAGCATATTAGAATTGTGCTATTAAAAAGAGAATGATCCatgaaagttatttttttcagcgAATTACTTCTACTAGTTTTGCACCTCCGTAAAAACAGTTTCTTCCGCACTGGATTTGCATAAAGACAAGAAATTTAGCGCACAACCTATgaacgtggtgccagagcgtcgcaccaaacgatgctccccgagatttcggcccggaggtcgcttttggagccaagttttaCCTGTCGCCTGGCAgcgagggagagaaatgtcggcccctagaccatgtgtgacagatccctttcatccactcggatcGATTCACattatgaaacaaaacaatttctcTATATGTACAGCATTGTATTagatatttctttcatatggTGCGTAAAAATGTGTCTTGGTACGAAATGATTAGTACAATCTCGCAGGCGTTATCGAATTAAGAAACACTCAGCTCAAGACTCAAGTCGATTACCAGAGTTATTTTGtgttctgaatttttttccgaaTTTGTTTCATCCTTTTTAAAGGCAATATTTTAAGAAAGGGCTGTAAGAAGCAAAGGCAAGCCAGAAAGGTAATGATTTGTAAGACATATACCATGTATTTATGCACGGCTAAAATTCGACAGATTtaaagggcccaaaacataaaACAAGTTGCCAAAAAATAGCTCAATTTCTACTTACTGAGTGTTTTTAAACACGGCTCGATGAAATATGcaatagcaaaacaaaagaaagatttcGCTTTCCAATGTGCAATAATTTTCTTCACATGTTGAGCAAGTGCAATGTAcacaaaaaaaggacaaatttTCGACACTAAACAAAGGCTCTACCCTTAACTAAGGGTCACTCAAgctcaaaaactaaacaagtcaagaaaatgccaaaaacaactctactagcacattacagttACTAATTAATATAAATCAATTTATtacttaatttttgacccaaagtgaggattttgcaaaggctatagcctttgcatgatggccgattttcaaaatgctctcatttctcgaatatttcgtgttttttcgagcggttttttgcacagcacaactcgaaatgatttgtagaatggattttgacatgttttttggaattttaatttttgacccaaagtgaggattttgcaagggctatagcctttgcatgatggccgattttcaaaatgctctcatttctcgaatatttcgtgttttttcgagcggtttttttgcacagcacaactcgaaatgatttgtagaatggattttgacatgttttttggaattttaatttttgacccaaagtggggattttgcaagggctatagcctttgcatgatggccgattttcaaaatgctctcatttctcgaatatttcgtgttttttcgagcggttttgtGCACAgcacaactctaaatgatttgtagaatggattttgacatgttttttggaattttaatttttgacccaaagtgaggattttgcaagggctgtagcctttgcatgatggccgaatttcaaaatgctctcatttttcaaatatttcgtcTTTTTTCGAGGGGTTCATTGCACAgcacaactcgaaatgatttgtagaatggatttggacatgttttttggaattttaatttttgacccaaagtgagaattttgacagggctatagcctttgcatgatggccgaatttcaaaatgctctcatttcttgaatgtTTCGTGTTTAGTCGAGtgcttttttgcacagcacagctctaaatgatttgtagaatggattttcacatgttttttggaattttaatttttgacccaaagtgaggattttgcaagggctatagcctttgcatgatggccgaatttcaaaatgctctcatttctcgaatgtttCGTGTTTAGTCGAGtgcttttttgcacagcacagctctaaatgatttgtagaatggattttgacatgttttttggcattttaatttttgacccaaagtgaggattttgcaaaggctatagcctttgcatgatggccgattttcaaaatgctctcatttctcgaatatttcatgttttgtcgagcggttttttgcatagcacaactcgaaatgatctgtagaatggattttgacatgttttttggaattttaatttttgacccaaagtgaggattttgcaaaggctatagcctttgcacgatggccgattttcaaaatgctctcatttctcaaatatttcgtgttttatcGAGCGGTTTTTGCAAAGCACAAgtccaaatgatttgtagaatggattttgactttttttttggaattttaatttttgacccaaagtaaggattttgcaaaagctatagcctttgcatgatggccgattttcaaaatgctctcatttctcgaatattttgtgttttgtcgagcggttttttgcacagaacaactctaaatgatttgtagaatggattttggcatgttttttggaattttaatttttgatccaaagtgaggattttgcaagggctatagcctttgcatgatggccgattttcaaaatgctctcatttctcgaatattttgtgttttttcgagcggttttttgcacagaacaactctaaatgatttgtagaatggattctgacatgttttttggaattttaatttttgacccaaagtgaggattttgcaagggctatagcctttgcatgatggccgaatttcaaaatgctctcatttctcaaatatttcgtgttttttcgagcggttttttgcacagcacaactcgaaatgatttgtagaatggattttgacatgttttttggaattttaatttttgacccaaagtgaggattttgcaaaggctatagcctttgcatgatggccgaatttcaaaatgctctcatttctcgaatatttcatGTTAAGTCGAGCGGTTTTTGCACAGCACagctctaaatgatttgtagactggattttgacatgttttttggaattttaatttttgacccaaagtgaggattttgcaagggctatagcctttgcatggtggccgattttcaaaatgctgtcatttctcgagtatttcgtgttttttcgagcggttttttgcacagcacaactctaaatgatttgtagaatggattttgacatgtttttttggaatttttttttttgacccaaagtgaggattttgcaagggctatagcctttgcatgatggccgattttcaaaatgctctcatttctcgaatatttcgtgttttttcgagcggttttttgcacagcacaactcgaaatgatttgtagaatggattctgacatgttttttggaattttaatttttgacccaaagtgaggattttgcaaaggctatagcctttgcatgatggccgattttcaaaatgctctcatttctcgaatatttcgtgttttttcgagcggttttttgcacagcacaactccaaatgatttgtagaatggattttgacatgttttttggaattttaatttttgatccaaagtgaggattttgcaagggctatagcctttgcatgatggccgattttcaaaatgctctcatttctcgaatatttcgtgttttttcgagcggttttttgcacagaacaactctaaatgatttgtagaatggattttgacttttttttggaattttaatttttgacccaaagtaaggattttgcaagggctatagcctttgcatgatggccgattttcaaaatgctctcatttctcgaatattttgtgttttgtcgagcggttttttgcacagaacaactccaaatgatttgtagaatggattttgacatgttttttggaattttaatttttgatccaaagtgaggattttgcaagggctatagcctttgcatgatggccgattttcaaaatgctctcatttctcgaatatttcgtgttttttcgagcggttttttgcacagaacaactctaaatgatttgtagaatggattttgacatgttttttggaattttaatttttgacccaaagtgaggattttgcaagggctatagcctttgcatgatggccgattttcaaaatgctctcatttctcgaatatttcatGTTAAGTCGAGCGGTTTTTAAACAGCACagctctaaatgatttgtagaatggattttgacatgttttttggaattttaatttttgacccaaagtgaggattttgcaagggctatagcctttgcaagatggccgattttcaaaatgctgtcatttctcgagtatttcgtgttttttcgagcggttttttgcacagcacAACTCTAAaggatttgtagaatggattttgacatgttttttggaatttaattttttaacccaaattgaggattttgcaaaggctatagcctttgcatggtggccgattttcaaaatgctcttatttctcgaatatttcgtgttttttcgagcggttttttgcacagcacaactctaaatgatttgtagaatggattttgacatgttttttggaattttaatttttgacccagattgaggattttgcaaaggctttggTCTTTGCATGGTCAGTTTTGCTCAAGacttaaaaatgccaaaaacatgcgaaaatcGACTCTACTAGgacattatatttttttaatgcaaaaaaatggctCGAAAACAGCTagtattcgagaaatgagagcattttgaaaattggcaaaaacgGCCAGTATAAGcaaaaggctatagctttttTATTGTGGTCAGTTtgattcaaaaattaaaaaggttaaaaaatgtcaaaacgACTGTACaagcacattacagttgttctatgcaaaaaacaggtAATTAATGTTCGAGAaattagagcattttgaaaattggcaaaaatggtcactttgcaaaggctatagcctttgcatgatgtgcagtttggctcaaaatataaaaaatgcaaaaacaactCTCATTACAGTTGccctatgcaaaaaacggctcgaataAACAGATTATATTCGACAGTTGACAGGatttaaattttgaagattGCCAATAGTAGCGATTATAAAAAGCCGATCATCGGCTCCtgccaccatgcaaaggctatacagcctttgcaagatggtcTGTTGAGGAATGCTTATTCAAATTATCTTGTATGCTGGTTAAAACTGAGAAGAAATACAAATCCATACGCTCTTGCTGaacaaaatttgtctttttcttttttaagaacAGGAGCCATGAAATGTGTCGTGCTTTTCCTTGCTTGTGTCGCAGGCacatatttcaaagaaaagacTGTAAGGCATAAATACAAAACTACAACGACATTTTCTGGCCAATTTGCGTAGGCTATGGCCGACAGAAAATGgtcaaatttaaggtttttttgGTGTGAGCAAGTTTAATAAACTTAGAAACAAAGAGTTGGTTTCTCTTGCTTCTTAAGTACTAGCATTGCCCTAAAAATGATTTGTGGAGGACAAAGCATAACAGAGAAGCCCTCAGTTAAGTTTTTGTATTGTTTAGAAGCCCATTTTCTTTAAGACAAACACTTCTCAAATTTGATCCCTTTCACCATGATAAGGTTACTATCCACCTTCAGGGGTGTCTGCGTGCAAGGGATGTAGCGTGTCCGGTTTAAACTGTAGATATCTAAACCCTCATAACAAATTAAAGCTTATAGGACTGGCTATCAGACTAGACcaaagattttgaaaacaaatgaattgtAGAATTTTTCACGACTCCTAAATGCGAGCGCCCGAATCACCTTTTGAGCGTTACTTGTgaaagtgaattttgtttttcgcttATTTAACGTGTTCCTCCGTTTCCAGGGCCAAAGCGCTAAAGAAACGTGTCTGCGATTTGCCATATTCAATTTCAGTGAAAAGTTAcagaatattttttaaataggATTAAGAAAATGTGGATTGATCGTACAAAAAACGCTcttgaaaaaaagtattttgaaataaaaaattcggGGACacgttttgttgtttatatATAAAACTAAATACTGTCAAAATTTGAGAGCAATCAAACAAATTCCCTTCGACTTGTAGCTCTTTAAAGTGTCCCCTTCTggtgaaaaaattgtttcgagAAATTCCGCCTTCGCAAACACAGTCAACTGGGTTCTCAGATAACTGAGCCAATCAGCGCTTGGAAAGTTTACTTCCGTTCGCCCGCTGGTGAAATTTTCGCGCGTAATCTTCAATCAACCCTCTTgacacagacaaaaaaaattgaccgCACTAGGGCTGCGgccatttattttatttcatcttAAGAGTTGCCTGATATTAGAAAGGCTTTAAGAATTTTCTACAGGCAAAA
This sequence is a window from Acropora palmata chromosome 6, jaAcrPala1.3, whole genome shotgun sequence. Protein-coding genes within it:
- the LOC141885388 gene encoding contactin-associated protein-like 5, with translation MCTGAKALGIANQSIILDNQMTSSSQLTAATQASYGRLNGKRGNGWCAKTANNSHDWLQVDLGKMVHICSLFVQGEVSGSRWVTTFQLRYSTDGNTWKPYMDTNGAQVEFHRINVKSSSTITTHKLPVLISARYLRFVPIKQKNWNCARMEIYGY